DNA from Candidatus Micrarchaeia archaeon:
CCGCCGCCTCTATATAAGCGCCAGCGCGCAAATAACTCGTGCCTGCTTTTGCGTATTCCCAGAGAGCCCTGCCAAAATTATTGTCCTCGTTGCACAGTTCAGCGCATCTCTTGTATATGTTCCCGGTTGCCATGTTCGCGGACTTCACTGCTCTGGAGGTTTCATCATCCGCCCTTTCTGGTTTATCCGCGGCTTCGCGAAGTTCTTTCTCCGTATTAGGTATAATTTTCGTTCCTAACTCGAAAAACCTGTCTATCGTATTTTTAGGTATCCGCCCCTTTCCTATCCGACTAACTAATATCCGCCCCACTTTGAAAGTAGCCAATGCGTTAAGCTTCTGCACAGTATTTCCGTTGGCCATGGTCATCGCTTTAATGTTATTATTTATAGGATACTGTAGTTCTATGTTTCAAATTCTTTATTAAGCTTTTCCCCGAACTAATAGCAAATTCTGCTTTGTGGGTGAGCTAGTGGCCTATGTAAAATGGTTTGAGCAGTTGAGCAGATCCAGCCTCGCGGAAGCAGGCGGAAAGGGTGCGAACCTCGGCGAAATGGCGAACAACGGCTTCCCAATCCCCCCTGGTTTTGTCGTGGTGAGCAGCGCGTATTTCGACCATCTCAGCAACAACGGGCTTACCGGCCCCATCACGGACATACTCTCGTCCCTGGACGTCAACGATTCCGATAATCTCAACCGCGCGAGCGAGCAAATAAAGTCCCTCATACTCGGCGGAGAAATCCCGAGCGAAATAGAGAAGGAAATCCGCTCGCAATACAAGAAGCTCAGCGAGCGCTCCGGAAAAGAGTGCTACGTCGCGGTGAGAAGCTCGGCAACCGCCGAGGATTTGCCCACTGCGAGCTTCGCAGGCCAGCAGAGCACCTTTCTCAATATAAGGGGCAGCGACAACGTTGTGGAAGCCGTGAAGGAGTGCTGGGCATCCCTCTTCGAGCCGCGCGCGATATTCTACAGGGTGCAGAACAACTTCGAGCACATGAAAGTAGGCTTGGCCGCGGTGGTGCAGCTCATGGTGCAGAGCGAGCGCGCCGGCGTGATGTTCACCGTGGACCCGGTTTCCCAGGATGCGGATACGATAACGATAGAAGGAGCGTACGGGCTCGGCGAAACAGTCGTGAGCGGGCAAGTGACACCTGACACGTACAGGGTGAGCAAGTCGAGGATGGAGATATCGGACAAGACGGTGGCGAAACAGACCTGGATGCTCGTGAAGATAGGGGAGAAGAACCAGCACGCGGACATAAAGGAGGATGCCCAGCAAAGCCAGAAGCTCACTGATTCCCAGATACTCGATTTGGCGAAAATAGGCAAAAAGATTGAGGAGCATTACAATTTCCCTCAAGATATAGAGTGGGCGGTGCATGAAGGCAATCTGTACATCGTGCAGTCCAGGCCCATAACCACGCTGAGGAAAGAACAAACCCCTGCGGTGAGCACGGTGGAAAGCAGGAAGAACACCCCTACCGGAGCTAAACCCATACTGCGCGGCCTTGCCGCATCCCCTGGAATCGGAGTGGGAAAAGTGAAAGTATGCGCGACCGCGAAGGAAATAGGAAAAATGAGCAAGGGTGACATACTCGTTGCACCGATGACCACCCCGGACTTCGTTCCTGCGATGAAAAAGGCAGGCGGCATAGTTACCGATCAGGGCGGGATGACCAGCCACGCGGCCATAGTTTCGCGCGAACTGGGAATCCCGTGCATAGTAGGCACAGGAAGCGCCACCACCGTCCTGAGGGATGAAATGCTTGTGAGCGTGGACGGGGAAAGGGGAATAGTTTACGAGGGCGAAATAGCGGCGAAACCCAAAGCCGAAGCAGGCGCCCCTGGATACGCGAAATGCGAGCCCCCGATAACCGGCACGAAAATCTACGTGAATCTCGC
Protein-coding regions in this window:
- a CDS encoding PEP/pyruvate-binding domain-containing protein — encoded protein: MAYVKWFEQLSRSSLAEAGGKGANLGEMANNGFPIPPGFVVVSSAYFDHLSNNGLTGPITDILSSLDVNDSDNLNRASEQIKSLILGGEIPSEIEKEIRSQYKKLSERSGKECYVAVRSSATAEDLPTASFAGQQSTFLNIRGSDNVVEAVKECWASLFEPRAIFYRVQNNFEHMKVGLAAVVQLMVQSERAGVMFTVDPVSQDADTITIEGAYGLGETVVSGQVTPDTYRVSKSRMEISDKTVAKQTWMLVKIGEKNQHADIKEDAQQSQKLTDSQILDLAKIGKKIEEHYNFPQDIEWAVHEGNLYIVQSRPITTLRKEQTPAVSTVESRKNTPTGAKPILRGLAASPGIGVGKVKVCATAKEIGKMSKGDILVAPMTTPDFVPAMKKAGGIVTDQGGMTSHAAIVSRELGIPCIVGTGSATTVLRDEMLVSVDGERGIVYEGEIAAKPKAEAGAPGYAKCEPPITGTKIYVNLA